A single Amphiprion ocellaris isolate individual 3 ecotype Okinawa chromosome 1, ASM2253959v1, whole genome shotgun sequence DNA region contains:
- the rerglb gene encoding RERG/RAS-like b produces the protein MSDIKLALLGSEGAGKTAVLVRFLTKRFIGEYASSANSLYHKRMSIDGRQLNLEIFDSCSQSGGSTCIQEEPVNWADGFVVVYNISDRTSFLHAKSVLQQIKEAREESSKGLVDVPVFLVGNKQDLCNARQVCEEEGRSLAHEECCHFQEVSAAEDYLEISNLFTKLIRHVMDNLKHCAGRRRYSGSKSMAKLINNVFGKRRKSV, from the exons ATGAGCGACATCAAGTTGGCTCTGCTGGGCAGCGAGGGAGCTGGGAAAACAG CTGTTCTGGTGCGATTCCTGACAAAACGTTTTATTGGAGAGTATGCTTCCAGTGCCA ATTCTTTATACCATAAAAGGATGTCCATTGATGGCAGACAGTTAAACTTGGAAATATTTGATTCATGTTCACAG AGTGGAGGCAGCACATGTATCCAGGAGGAGCCTGTGAACTGGGCAGATGGATTTGTGGTGGTCTACAACATCAGCGACCGAACGTCCTTCCTCCATGCCAAGAGCGTCCTGCAGCAGATCAAAGAGGCCCGAGAGGAAAGCAGTAAAGG ATTGGTGGATGTTCCAGTGTTCTTAGTGGGGAACAAGCAGGACCTGTGCAACGCCCGGCAGGTATGTGAGGAGGAGGGACGGTCCTTGGCTCATGAAGAGTGCTGCCACTTCCAGGAGGTGTCTGCAGCAGAGGACTACTTGGAGATATCAAACCTCTTCACAAAGCTCATTCGTCATGTGATGGATAACCTCAAGCACTGTGCAGGCCGCAGACGATACAGTGGCTCCAAGTCCATGGCCAAACTCATCAATAATGTGTTTGGTAAAAGGCGGAAGTCTGTCTGA